A window of Pedobacter lusitanus contains these coding sequences:
- a CDS encoding bifunctional riboflavin kinase/FAD synthetase codes for MKIYNHLSEFKRLNNAVATIGTFDGVHFGHQKIINRLCELAKTSGGESVILTFFPHPRLIIDPENQDLKMINTIEEKAEILAGLGVDHLIITPFTRDFSNLSPAEYIKNILVDTIGIKQLIVGYDHRFGKDRSGGMTDLVAFSGPYGYEIEEIKEQDINDVAVSSTKIRKSLLEGQVGLAAKYLGYHFSLYGPVIKGDKIGRTIGFPTANIFIEQPYKLIPSDGIYAVTVEMENESYKGMAYIGQRPTINGMTRNIEVNIFDFNKEIYGQYIKMNFMEFLRHDVKFTGLEALKLQLQKDKEDTLAYFEGIS; via the coding sequence ATGAAAATATATAATCACCTTTCTGAATTTAAAAGGTTGAACAATGCGGTTGCAACCATAGGCACTTTTGATGGCGTACATTTTGGGCATCAGAAAATCATTAACAGACTTTGCGAGCTTGCAAAAACCAGCGGAGGAGAAAGTGTAATTCTTACTTTTTTCCCTCATCCCAGACTGATTATTGACCCCGAAAATCAGGATCTGAAAATGATCAATACGATTGAAGAAAAAGCCGAAATCTTAGCTGGTTTAGGAGTTGATCATTTAATCATTACTCCTTTTACGCGTGATTTTTCTAATCTCAGCCCTGCTGAATATATTAAGAATATTCTGGTAGATACCATAGGAATCAAGCAACTGATAGTAGGTTACGATCATAGGTTTGGGAAAGACCGTTCTGGTGGCATGACAGATCTGGTTGCCTTTTCCGGTCCTTATGGCTATGAGATTGAGGAAATCAAAGAACAGGACATCAACGATGTTGCTGTAAGTTCTACAAAAATCAGAAAATCCCTGCTGGAAGGACAGGTAGGCCTCGCAGCAAAATATCTTGGTTATCATTTTTCATTATACGGGCCGGTTATTAAAGGTGATAAGATAGGCAGGACCATTGGTTTTCCAACGGCAAACATATTTATTGAGCAGCCTTATAAGCTGATCCCTTCGGACGGGATCTATGCGGTAACTGTAGAGATGGAAAATGAATCTTATAAAGGAATGGCTTATATAGGTCAGCGTCCAACAATTAACGGAATGACCAGAAATATAGAAGTTAATATCTTCGATTTTAATAAAGAAATATACGGCCAATACATCAAAATGAACTTTATGGAGTTTTTGAGACATGATGTAAAATTCACTGGTCTGGAAGCTCTTAAGCTGCAACTTCAAAAAGACAAAGAAGATACACTGGCCTATTTTGAAGGCATCAGCTAA
- a CDS encoding YitT family protein, translating to MHNHLKNSYLRHLKDFILIGLGIVSACFGLKSFLMPSEFIDGGVTGISLLISTLTGFKLSYLILLINIPFVILGYSQIGKAFAIKTAFAIIILAIFLIILPFQPITHDKLLIAFFGGLFLGGGIGLAMRGGCVIDGTEVLALYISKNSMLTVGNIILILNILIFGVAATLLDIETAMYAILTYLSASKTIDFVVNGLEQYIGVTIISEKKEDIKLFLINDMKRGVTIYKGEGGYGEKKKIDILYTVVTKLEMGKLQNEIRQIDPDAFIVQQQISDIKGGVVKRHALH from the coding sequence ATGCACAATCACCTGAAAAACTCTTATTTGCGTCATCTAAAAGATTTTATCCTGATTGGACTGGGCATTGTTTCTGCCTGTTTCGGTCTTAAAAGTTTTCTGATGCCAAGTGAGTTTATTGATGGTGGAGTAACGGGCATATCCCTGCTGATCAGTACGCTAACAGGATTTAAACTTTCTTATCTGATTCTGCTGATTAATATCCCATTTGTAATTCTGGGTTATTCGCAGATAGGAAAAGCTTTTGCTATAAAAACGGCCTTTGCAATTATTATACTGGCAATATTTCTGATTATCCTGCCTTTTCAACCTATTACTCATGATAAATTACTGATTGCTTTTTTTGGTGGTTTGTTCTTAGGGGGTGGTATTGGTCTGGCTATGCGTGGCGGCTGTGTAATTGACGGGACTGAAGTATTGGCGCTATATATCAGTAAAAACAGTATGCTGACTGTAGGAAATATTATTCTGATCCTCAATATCCTCATTTTTGGAGTAGCGGCAACTTTACTGGATATAGAAACTGCGATGTACGCGATTCTGACCTATTTATCGGCCTCTAAAACCATTGATTTTGTAGTAAATGGGTTAGAGCAATATATTGGGGTAACTATTATATCTGAAAAGAAAGAAGACATTAAACTGTTCCTGATCAATGACATGAAAAGGGGCGTGACTATCTATAAAGGAGAAGGCGGATATGGAGAGAAGAAAAAAATAGATATTTTATATACAGTAGTAACTAAACTTGAAATGGGTAAACTGCAAAATGAAATCCGCCAGATTGATCCGGATGCTTTTATCGTGCAGCAACAAATTTCTGACATCAAGGGCGGAGTAGTAAAACGACATGCCCTGCATTAA
- the truB gene encoding tRNA pseudouridine(55) synthase TruB, with protein sequence MTILSAEKLLERTFNFAEGELLLINKPYKWTSFDVVGKIRNSLKPLKLKVGHAGTLDPLATGLLILCTGKLTKQIDTFQAEDKEYTGTMILGATTPSFDMETEVDQEYPLTNLTEEAIYAATSPFTGDIQQYPPAHSAVKVNGERLYVKARRGEEQELRLRFVSVPVFEITRIALPEVDFRIVCSKGTYIRSLVSDFGKHLDNGAYLSKLTRTRSGSFLLEDAFEVTDLVEYLKNKREKLSAEQPTSQS encoded by the coding sequence ATTACCATTTTGAGCGCAGAAAAGTTACTGGAAAGAACCTTCAATTTTGCTGAAGGAGAGTTATTACTCATCAATAAACCCTATAAGTGGACAAGTTTTGATGTAGTAGGAAAGATCAGGAATTCGTTAAAACCCCTGAAATTAAAAGTTGGTCATGCGGGTACATTAGATCCCCTGGCTACTGGTTTGCTGATTTTATGTACAGGAAAGCTGACAAAACAGATTGACACCTTTCAGGCAGAAGATAAAGAATATACCGGAACTATGATTCTTGGGGCAACGACTCCTTCCTTTGATATGGAAACAGAAGTTGATCAGGAATATCCGCTTACAAATTTAACGGAAGAAGCAATTTATGCTGCAACCTCACCATTTACCGGCGATATACAACAATACCCACCTGCCCACTCTGCAGTGAAAGTAAATGGGGAGCGCTTATATGTCAAAGCACGCAGAGGCGAAGAACAGGAATTAAGACTCCGTTTTGTTTCTGTACCCGTTTTTGAAATTACCCGTATTGCTTTACCGGAAGTTGACTTCAGAATAGTTTGCAGCAAAGGCACCTATATCAGATCATTAGTATCTGATTTTGGAAAACATCTGGACAATGGTGCGTATCTGTCTAAACTAACGCGCACCAGGAGTGGCAGTTTTCTTTTGGAAGATGCATTTGAAGTCACAGATCTGGTTGAGTATCTTAAAAATAAAAGAGAAAAGCTCTCAGCTGAACAACCGACCTCACAAAGTTAA
- a CDS encoding undecaprenyl-diphosphate phosphatase — protein MNFLHAIILAVIEGLTEFLPVSSTGHMILASSFMGIASDPFVKLFTIVIQLGAILSVLVLYFKRFFKSVNFYFKLLVAFIPAAVFGLLLSKKIDEMLESPMTVAVSLVVGGVILLFVDKWFNKPVIHEEEEINYLTALKIGFFQCLAMIPGVSRSGASIVGGMSMKLSRKVAAEFSFFLAVPTMFAATAKKLLDFYKAGYQITPKELQLLAVGNIIAFIVALLAIKSFIGYLNKHGFKVFGWYRIIAGLIIIVLIYSGHNLQII, from the coding sequence ATGAATTTCTTACATGCTATTATTCTCGCTGTTATAGAGGGGCTGACGGAGTTTTTACCTGTTTCTTCTACCGGTCACATGATCCTTGCCTCTTCCTTTATGGGAATCGCATCTGATCCTTTTGTTAAATTATTTACTATTGTAATTCAGCTGGGAGCTATTCTTTCTGTGCTGGTTCTGTATTTCAAACGTTTTTTTAAGTCTGTAAATTTTTACTTTAAACTGCTGGTTGCTTTTATTCCCGCAGCTGTATTTGGCTTATTGCTAAGTAAAAAGATTGACGAAATGCTGGAAAGCCCGATGACAGTTGCTGTTTCACTGGTAGTTGGAGGGGTTATTCTTCTTTTTGTGGACAAATGGTTTAACAAGCCGGTAATTCATGAAGAGGAAGAGATTAATTACCTGACTGCTTTAAAAATTGGCTTTTTTCAATGCCTTGCAATGATTCCTGGTGTTTCAAGATCTGGCGCGAGTATCGTAGGTGGTATGTCGATGAAATTAAGTAGAAAAGTAGCTGCAGAATTCTCTTTCTTTTTAGCCGTACCAACAATGTTTGCTGCTACAGCCAAGAAGTTACTGGATTTCTATAAAGCCGGATACCAGATTACACCTAAAGAATTACAGCTTTTAGCTGTTGGTAATATCATTGCATTTATCGTAGCCCTGTTGGCTATTAAAAGTTTTATTGGTTACCTGAACAAACACGGCTTCAAAGTGTTTGGCTGGTATCGTATCATTGCTGGATTGATCATCATTGTATTAATATATAGCGGGCATAACCTGCAAATAATTTAA
- a CDS encoding DUF3098 domain-containing protein has translation MIEKKTSPATQDAKNEMVFTKKNYQLLLISIAIVVVGFMLMIGKTDIYDVRKTLLAPMVVLFGFGFGIYAILKK, from the coding sequence ATGATTGAGAAAAAAACTAGTCCGGCAACGCAGGACGCCAAAAATGAAATGGTTTTTACCAAAAAAAATTATCAATTGCTGTTAATCAGCATTGCCATTGTTGTAGTTGGATTTATGTTAATGATAGGCAAAACTGATATCTATGATGTTAGAAAAACTCTTCTGGCTCCAATGGTAGTACTTTTTGGATTTGGATTTGGTATTTACGCAATCCTGAAAAAGTAA
- a CDS encoding cell division protein FtsX: MEEFEVSDASKKTKTIYISTIFSITLVLLMLGVLGLILVHAKNLSNYVKENIVLNIIVDEGAKEADVLQFKKELDANPAIKQTQYVNKELAAKNLTQDLGEDFVNFLGYNPLLSTVDVYLKADYANNKSIDALKATISKNPVVKEVIYQSSLIDMVNKNINTIGLIVLGFAAILLVISIALINNTIRLAIYSQRFLIKSMQLVGATKNFIRKPFIFWAMLHGLIASFIAILILLGLLYYAQKEIPEIIILRNYTEFGIVLLGLIGMGIFLTALSTTFAVSRYLRLKIYDLYR; encoded by the coding sequence ATGGAAGAATTTGAAGTTAGTGATGCTTCTAAGAAGACGAAAACCATTTATATCTCTACTATATTTAGTATAACCCTGGTTTTGTTAATGCTTGGCGTATTGGGACTCATACTGGTACATGCCAAGAATCTTTCTAACTACGTAAAAGAAAATATTGTATTAAATATTATAGTTGACGAAGGCGCGAAGGAAGCGGATGTATTGCAATTCAAAAAGGAACTGGATGCCAATCCTGCTATTAAACAGACGCAATATGTCAATAAAGAGCTGGCTGCAAAAAATCTTACTCAGGATTTAGGAGAAGATTTTGTTAATTTCCTGGGCTATAACCCGCTTTTATCAACCGTAGACGTTTACCTCAAAGCTGATTATGCCAACAATAAAAGTATTGATGCATTAAAAGCTACCATCAGTAAAAATCCTGTTGTCAAAGAAGTAATCTACCAGAGTTCATTAATTGATATGGTCAACAAAAACATCAATACAATTGGTTTAATTGTATTGGGATTTGCAGCCATCTTACTGGTAATCTCCATTGCATTAATTAATAACACGATCAGGCTGGCCATTTATTCTCAGCGTTTCCTGATCAAAAGTATGCAACTGGTTGGTGCTACGAAGAACTTCATCCGCAAGCCCTTTATTTTCTGGGCAATGCTGCATGGTTTGATTGCTTCTTTTATTGCCATCCTTATTCTGCTTGGACTTTTATACTATGCTCAGAAAGAAATTCCTGAAATCATTATTCTAAGAAATTATACCGAATTTGGTATTGTTCTTCTTGGTCTGATAGGAATGGGAATCTTCCTGACAGCGCTGAGTACAACCTTTGCAGTAAGCAGATATTTACGTTTAAAAATTTACGACCTTTACAGATAA
- the leuS gene encoding leucine--tRNA ligase — translation MDYQFKEIEQKWQGFWAAHQTFKAEATSAKPKFYVLDMFPYPSGAGLHVGHPLGYIASDIFSRYKRLKGYNVLHPMGYDSFGLPAEQYAIQTGQHPAVTTEANISTYRRQLDQIGFSFDWSREVRTSEPEYYKWTQWIFMQLFNSWYNLETDRAEDITTLIEKFNAAGSADVKAVSDEDVKSFMPSDWAAMTAEEKQEELLKYRLTFLKESTVNWCAALGTVLANDEVKDGFSERGGHPVEQKKMMQWSMRISAYAERLLQGLNTIDWPEPVKEMQRNWIGKSVGASVRFKIETEAAVNTDYIEVFTTRVDTIFGVSYVVLAPEHELVSALTTPEQQNSVKDYIEQTKKKSELDRMADTKTVSGAFTGTYVVNPVSGERIQLWIADYVLAGYGTGAVMGVPSGDQRDWLFATHFNLPIVQILDAQQEIEVQADPTKEGKYINSGFINGMTYTEATATLNKWLEDQKVGKAKVNFRMRDAIFGRQRYWGEPIPVYFKNGLPYLIKEEELPLLLPEVDKYLPTETGEPPLGRAENWTYEHQYTYELSTMPGWAGSSWYWYRYMDAHNSAAFAGKEAIEYWKDVDLYIGGAEHATGHLLYSRFWNKFLKDLGYVNEEEPFRKLINQGMIQGRSNFVYRVVDESGRGTNTLVSHGLKNNYKTSALHVDVNIVENEILSIEKFKLFRPEFAEAEFILENGKYICGVEVEKMSKSKFNVVNPDVLIASYGADTLRMYEMFLGPLEQSKPWNTNGIEGVFKFLRKFWRLFHNDSWEFTLSDAEPTKAELKALHKIIKKVQDDIERFSFNTSVSSFMIAVNELTDLKCNKRSILQELVIVLSPYAPHITEELWSLLGNKESLSYATYPEFNPAHLVEDEFSYPVSVNGKTRLNLNLSLTLEAREIEEIVLADEQVQKYLEGKTPKKVIIVKGRIVNIVV, via the coding sequence ATGGATTACCAATTTAAAGAAATAGAACAGAAGTGGCAGGGGTTTTGGGCGGCACACCAAACGTTTAAAGCAGAGGCGACATCAGCCAAACCTAAATTTTATGTGCTTGATATGTTTCCTTACCCATCGGGTGCAGGTTTACATGTTGGCCACCCACTGGGCTATATAGCCTCCGATATATTTTCAAGATACAAAAGATTAAAGGGGTACAATGTCCTGCATCCTATGGGGTATGACTCATTCGGACTGCCGGCAGAACAATATGCGATACAAACCGGTCAGCATCCGGCGGTAACTACAGAGGCAAATATCAGTACTTACCGTCGTCAGTTAGATCAGATTGGTTTTTCATTTGACTGGAGTCGTGAGGTGCGCACCAGTGAACCCGAATATTATAAATGGACGCAGTGGATCTTCATGCAGTTATTCAATTCCTGGTATAATCTGGAAACAGATCGTGCAGAAGATATCACTACTTTAATTGAAAAGTTCAATGCTGCGGGTAGTGCTGATGTAAAAGCAGTCAGTGATGAAGATGTAAAAAGTTTTATGCCAAGCGACTGGGCGGCTATGACTGCCGAAGAAAAACAGGAAGAACTGCTGAAATACCGTTTGACATTTTTGAAAGAAAGTACGGTGAACTGGTGTGCCGCGCTAGGAACTGTATTAGCTAATGATGAAGTGAAAGATGGTTTTTCTGAGCGTGGCGGACATCCCGTAGAACAGAAAAAAATGATGCAGTGGAGCATGCGTATCTCTGCTTATGCAGAACGTTTGTTACAAGGACTGAATACTATTGACTGGCCTGAGCCGGTTAAAGAAATGCAGCGTAACTGGATTGGTAAAAGTGTTGGAGCAAGCGTTCGCTTCAAAATTGAAACTGAAGCGGCTGTAAATACTGACTATATTGAGGTTTTTACCACCCGTGTGGATACAATATTTGGTGTTTCTTATGTGGTATTAGCTCCGGAACATGAGCTGGTGTCAGCATTGACTACTCCTGAACAGCAAAACAGTGTTAAGGATTATATAGAGCAAACAAAAAAGAAATCTGAATTAGACCGCATGGCGGATACTAAAACAGTTTCCGGTGCTTTTACAGGTACTTATGTAGTTAATCCTGTAAGTGGTGAGCGTATTCAGTTATGGATTGCTGACTATGTACTTGCCGGTTATGGTACAGGTGCAGTAATGGGAGTGCCGAGCGGGGATCAGCGTGACTGGTTGTTCGCCACACATTTCAATTTGCCAATTGTTCAGATTCTTGATGCACAGCAGGAAATTGAAGTACAGGCAGACCCAACCAAAGAAGGAAAATATATCAACTCCGGTTTCATTAACGGAATGACCTATACAGAGGCAACTGCAACTTTAAATAAGTGGCTGGAAGATCAGAAGGTAGGAAAAGCTAAAGTTAATTTCCGAATGCGTGATGCTATTTTTGGTCGTCAGCGTTACTGGGGAGAACCAATTCCTGTTTACTTTAAAAATGGATTACCTTATCTGATTAAAGAAGAAGAGCTGCCTTTGCTGTTGCCAGAGGTTGACAAATATCTCCCGACTGAAACAGGTGAGCCGCCATTGGGTAGAGCAGAAAACTGGACTTATGAGCATCAGTATACCTATGAGCTGAGTACAATGCCAGGATGGGCTGGTTCAAGCTGGTATTGGTATCGTTATATGGATGCCCATAATTCTGCAGCATTTGCCGGTAAAGAAGCAATTGAGTACTGGAAGGATGTAGATTTATATATTGGAGGTGCTGAACATGCTACCGGTCACCTGCTTTACAGCCGTTTCTGGAATAAGTTTTTGAAAGATCTTGGTTATGTAAATGAAGAAGAGCCTTTCAGAAAATTAATCAATCAGGGTATGATTCAGGGTAGAAGTAATTTTGTTTATCGTGTAGTTGACGAAAGCGGAAGAGGTACAAATACCCTGGTTTCTCATGGATTGAAAAACAATTATAAAACATCTGCATTGCATGTGGATGTAAATATTGTGGAGAATGAGATTCTGAGTATTGAAAAGTTCAAATTATTCAGACCTGAATTTGCTGAAGCAGAATTTATCCTGGAAAACGGAAAGTATATCTGTGGTGTAGAGGTAGAGAAAATGTCTAAATCCAAGTTTAATGTTGTTAATCCGGATGTATTGATTGCCAGTTATGGAGCCGATACCTTAAGGATGTATGAGATGTTCCTGGGGCCACTTGAACAAAGTAAACCATGGAATACGAATGGTATTGAGGGCGTGTTTAAATTCCTTCGTAAATTCTGGCGCTTATTCCATAATGACTCCTGGGAATTTACTTTGTCGGATGCCGAACCTACAAAAGCAGAATTGAAAGCTTTGCATAAAATTATTAAAAAAGTACAGGATGATATTGAACGTTTCTCTTTCAATACTTCAGTATCCAGTTTTATGATTGCTGTGAATGAATTAACAGATCTTAAATGTAATAAACGCAGTATCCTGCAGGAATTGGTTATTGTACTTTCCCCATATGCGCCGCACATTACTGAAGAGTTGTGGTCATTACTGGGTAATAAGGAAAGTTTGTCTTATGCTACTTATCCTGAGTTTAATCCAGCTCATTTAGTAGAAGATGAATTCAGCTATCCGGTTTCTGTAAATGGAAAAACAAGATTAAACTTAAATCTGAGTTTGACTCTTGAAGCCAGAGAGATTGAAGAAATTGTACTCGCAGATGAGCAGGTTCAAAAATATCTTGAAGGTAAAACACCTAAAAAGGTAATTATAGTTAAAGGCCGTATTGTTAATATTGTGGTTTAA
- a CDS encoding TonB-dependent receptor domain-containing protein: MKRLLLLFAFLGLMQQVNAQFNLGGGAQKVTITGRISAVIIDSATKQPVDYATVSLIRIKDNKSVNGGVTDAKGKVVLQNVSPEQYKLLIGFMGYKSKTIQVKTSQEKPDLNLGNIYLSGTESNLKEVAIVGKTPMVETKIDKLVYNAEQDVTTAGGNASDVMRKVPMVSVDIDGNPSLRGSSAVRVLINGKPSGTMSNSVADALKMIPAEEIKSVEVITSPSAKYDAEGAGGIINIITKKKTAQGINGNAAVSVGTRQNNGNFSLNAKQGRLGISSNFGGQYAIPQDTRVVLENDVYSKQSHIFQDGFTRAKRYGYNGSVGLDYDINGYNSLSTNIKYNNFTNGSNGSSDVTSTLLENAILKTTNYVRASDNNNSFKNIDWSADYRKTTKKEGEEFTVSGQASFGRNTAEFNTRLINPDGSPLAPTVIGDNTGKNNEYTLQTDYVYPFSKTMTLETGVKGILRNIKSKYESSEQDFDYKQDVGAAYGVLSFKLAKTLDVKGGLRAEYTDISGVSGSSLNFNNNYFNLFPSAIISKTLKGNSTLKLSYNRRMQRPSLSYLNPFLNRNDPENQQQGNPNLSPEISDIIELGYSTFIKGSVINASVFYRNTQDVIESLFIPEQKLTTYFNVGRNKSFGANVFATYNPLPKWTLMGNFSLNTYDLNNFQTNQRTGVYVNYSVFARSAISFKGGWNTELFGVYNASRRTFQGTSGPMAFYGGAFKKDIMKKKATVGINVLNVFSRDLHIHNENKGDDFRQNMNIYYPLRSFGVNFSYKFGKVTFTGPKKKKGINNDDLKQDEGAGGLGGGAGGTPKQ, from the coding sequence ATGAAAAGACTATTACTATTATTTGCCTTTCTGGGATTGATGCAACAGGTGAACGCACAGTTCAATCTGGGTGGGGGAGCACAGAAGGTAACTATAACGGGCAGGATAAGTGCAGTAATTATTGACTCTGCTACAAAACAACCTGTTGATTATGCGACAGTATCACTGATAAGAATTAAGGATAATAAATCAGTTAATGGGGGGGTAACTGATGCTAAAGGAAAAGTTGTTCTCCAAAATGTATCACCTGAGCAGTATAAATTACTGATTGGCTTTATGGGCTATAAAAGTAAAACGATACAGGTGAAGACCAGCCAGGAAAAACCAGATTTGAATTTAGGTAATATTTATCTGAGTGGTACCGAAAGTAACTTAAAAGAAGTTGCTATTGTCGGTAAAACTCCGATGGTAGAAACCAAAATTGATAAACTGGTTTACAATGCAGAACAGGATGTGACTACTGCAGGCGGTAATGCGAGTGATGTCATGCGCAAAGTACCTATGGTTTCTGTGGATATTGATGGCAATCCATCACTTCGCGGAAGTTCAGCTGTGAGAGTGCTGATTAACGGAAAGCCATCGGGAACCATGTCAAACAGTGTGGCCGATGCTTTAAAAATGATTCCTGCCGAAGAGATTAAAAGTGTTGAGGTAATTACGAGTCCATCAGCAAAATATGATGCAGAAGGTGCTGGTGGGATTATTAATATTATTACTAAAAAGAAAACTGCTCAGGGTATAAATGGAAATGCAGCAGTATCTGTTGGTACCCGTCAGAATAATGGAAACTTTAGTCTGAATGCCAAACAGGGACGTTTGGGAATCAGTTCTAATTTTGGTGGTCAGTATGCTATTCCGCAGGACACAAGAGTTGTTCTGGAAAATGATGTTTATAGCAAACAATCTCATATTTTTCAGGATGGATTTACCAGGGCAAAACGATACGGCTATAATGGAAGTGTTGGGCTGGATTATGATATAAACGGATATAACAGTCTTTCTACCAATATCAAGTATAATAATTTTACAAATGGATCAAATGGTAGTTCTGACGTAACCAGTACCCTTTTGGAGAATGCTATACTGAAAACCACGAATTATGTACGTGCTTCAGATAACAATAATAGTTTTAAAAATATAGACTGGAGTGCTGACTATAGAAAAACAACAAAGAAAGAAGGAGAAGAGTTTACGGTTTCCGGACAAGCTAGTTTTGGCAGAAATACTGCAGAATTTAATACCAGGCTGATTAACCCTGACGGATCGCCATTAGCTCCGACTGTTATCGGGGATAATACAGGTAAAAATAACGAGTATACTTTACAAACTGATTATGTATATCCTTTCTCTAAAACTATGACTCTGGAAACAGGTGTTAAGGGGATCTTAAGAAACATAAAAAGTAAATATGAGAGTAGTGAGCAGGACTTTGATTACAAACAGGATGTAGGTGCTGCCTATGGTGTTCTGAGTTTTAAACTGGCAAAAACGCTTGACGTGAAAGGTGGTCTGAGAGCTGAATACACTGATATCAGTGGTGTATCCGGTTCTTCTCTGAATTTTAACAATAACTACTTTAACCTATTCCCAAGTGCGATTATTTCAAAAACGCTGAAAGGAAATTCAACCTTGAAACTGAGTTATAACAGAAGGATGCAAAGACCGAGTTTATCTTATCTGAATCCTTTCTTAAACAGGAATGATCCGGAGAATCAGCAACAGGGTAATCCAAATCTGAGTCCTGAGATAAGTGATATCATAGAGCTGGGTTATTCAACCTTTATTAAGGGATCGGTGATTAACGCTTCTGTATTTTATCGTAATACGCAGGATGTGATTGAGAGTCTGTTTATTCCTGAGCAAAAGCTGACTACCTATTTTAACGTAGGCAGAAATAAGTCATTTGGAGCTAACGTGTTTGCTACATATAATCCATTGCCTAAATGGACTCTGATGGGGAATTTTAGTTTAAATACTTATGATTTGAATAACTTTCAAACTAATCAGCGCACTGGTGTATATGTTAACTATTCTGTGTTTGCCAGGTCTGCAATTTCATTCAAGGGCGGTTGGAATACAGAACTTTTTGGGGTGTATAATGCTTCAAGAAGAACTTTTCAGGGAACTTCAGGGCCGATGGCTTTTTACGGAGGTGCGTTTAAGAAAGATATCATGAAAAAGAAAGCTACTGTAGGTATCAATGTGCTGAATGTGTTTTCAAGAGATCTGCATATTCATAATGAGAATAAAGGAGATGATTTCCGCCAGAATATGAATATCTATTACCCGTTAAGATCTTTTGGAGTTAATTTCAGCTATAAATTTGGAAAAGTAACCTTTACGGGGCCTAAAAAGAAAAAAGGGATTAATAACGATGACTTAAAACAGGATGAAGGTGCCGGAGGGCTTGGAGGAGGAGCTGGCGGAACCCCGAAACAGTAA